One window of the Brevibacterium limosum genome contains the following:
- a CDS encoding YlxR family protein, producing the protein MNVGDGPVRTCIACRQKAGRDELTRFVFRPDQRPAVVHDVSATLPGRGAWAHPDEKCLNKALTTAAFARSFRTKITASDLPRPDTEPKENG; encoded by the coding sequence GTGAATGTTGGTGATGGACCCGTAAGGACGTGCATCGCCTGTAGGCAGAAGGCCGGTCGGGACGAGCTGACACGCTTCGTGTTCCGCCCCGATCAGCGCCCCGCCGTCGTCCACGATGTGTCAGCGACACTGCCGGGACGTGGTGCTTGGGCGCACCCTGATGAGAAGTGCCTGAACAAGGCCCTGACCACTGCCGCCTTCGCTCGATCCTTTCGAACGAAGATCACCGCCTCGGACCTCCCGAGGCCGGACACCGAACCCAAAGAGAACGGGTAG
- a CDS encoding proline--tRNA ligase: MALRMSSLFVRTQKEDPVGAEVASHRLLHRAGYIRRSAPGIYTWLPLGLAVLGKIEAIVREEMALAGSQEVHFPGLLPADPYKKSGRWEAFGPDLFHLRDRRENDYILAPTHEEVFTLLVKDLYSSYKDLPLSIYQIQTKYRDEARPRAGLLRGREFIMKDAYSFDIDDAGLDASYEAMRVAYLRAFARLGLPCLPVKATPGAMGGSGTEEFIYPSEVGEDTFVRSPGGYAANVEAVTSIVPEAIPYSQSPAAHVEDTPDTPTIETLVAAANADHPRADREWTAADTLKNVVCAVTHPDGTREIIVIGLPGDREVDLDRAAGTGMLGDGEVDLEAATAEDLAAHPELVKGYIGPGNDLDSPVLGLESPSKIRYLLDPRVVDGTRWITGANEPGRHVFDLVAGRDFAADGTIEAAQVVLGDPAPDGSGPLELARGVEIGQIFKLGRKYAESLELKVLDQNGKAQTVTMGSYGLGVTRVMACIAEEYHSEDGLLWPQHLAPADVHIIVAGKGEEIAEAAEKMTAELESDGISVLLDDRNKVSPGFKFADAELIGIPSVIVVGRGLADGVVEVRDRLAGEKSDQPVAEVVPATVARVRQAYAEAAAAADAAISADENA; the protein is encoded by the coding sequence ATGGCCCTGCGCATGTCGTCCCTGTTCGTGCGAACCCAGAAGGAGGACCCGGTCGGCGCCGAGGTGGCCAGCCACAGACTGCTGCACCGCGCCGGATACATCCGCAGGTCAGCACCGGGAATCTACACGTGGCTGCCGCTGGGTCTGGCCGTGCTCGGCAAGATCGAAGCCATCGTGCGCGAAGAGATGGCGCTCGCCGGCTCCCAGGAAGTCCACTTCCCGGGCCTGCTGCCCGCCGATCCGTACAAGAAGTCCGGCCGCTGGGAAGCCTTCGGACCCGACCTCTTCCACCTGCGTGACCGCCGCGAGAACGACTACATCCTCGCCCCCACCCATGAGGAGGTCTTCACCCTCCTGGTCAAGGACCTCTACTCCTCGTACAAAGACCTGCCGCTGTCGATCTACCAGATCCAGACGAAGTACCGCGACGAGGCCCGCCCCCGCGCCGGTCTGCTGCGCGGACGCGAATTCATCATGAAGGACGCCTACTCCTTCGACATCGACGACGCCGGTCTCGACGCCTCGTACGAGGCCATGCGCGTGGCCTACCTGCGCGCCTTCGCCCGCCTCGGCCTGCCGTGCCTGCCGGTCAAGGCGACCCCGGGTGCCATGGGCGGCTCCGGAACCGAGGAGTTCATCTACCCCTCCGAGGTCGGAGAGGACACCTTCGTCCGGTCCCCGGGCGGATACGCCGCGAACGTCGAGGCCGTGACCTCGATCGTGCCCGAGGCGATCCCGTACTCGCAGTCGCCTGCCGCGCATGTCGAGGACACCCCTGACACCCCGACCATCGAGACCCTCGTGGCGGCTGCGAACGCGGACCATCCGCGCGCCGATCGCGAATGGACGGCCGCGGACACCCTGAAGAACGTCGTCTGCGCCGTCACCCACCCCGACGGCACTCGCGAGATCATCGTCATCGGCCTGCCCGGCGACCGCGAGGTCGACCTCGACCGTGCCGCCGGCACCGGAATGCTCGGCGACGGCGAGGTCGACCTCGAAGCCGCGACTGCTGAGGACCTCGCCGCTCATCCCGAGCTCGTCAAGGGATACATCGGGCCCGGCAACGACCTCGACAGCCCCGTGCTCGGCCTCGAATCGCCGTCGAAGATCCGCTACCTCCTCGACCCCCGCGTCGTCGACGGCACCCGCTGGATCACCGGAGCCAACGAGCCGGGTCGCCACGTCTTCGACCTCGTCGCCGGACGGGACTTCGCCGCCGACGGCACGATCGAAGCCGCCCAGGTCGTCCTCGGCGACCCGGCCCCGGACGGTTCCGGTCCGCTGGAGCTGGCCCGCGGTGTCGAGATCGGTCAGATCTTCAAGCTCGGTCGCAAGTACGCCGAATCCCTCGAGCTCAAGGTGCTCGATCAGAACGGCAAGGCCCAGACCGTGACCATGGGCTCCTATGGCCTCGGCGTCACCCGCGTCATGGCCTGCATCGCCGAGGAATACCATTCCGAGGACGGGCTCCTGTGGCCGCAGCATCTGGCCCCGGCCGATGTGCACATCATCGTCGCCGGCAAGGGCGAAGAGATCGCCGAGGCGGCCGAGAAGATGACGGCCGAACTCGAGTCCGACGGCATCAGCGTCCTCCTCGATGACCGGAACAAGGTCTCGCCCGGATTCAAGTTCGCCGATGCCGAGCTCATCGGCATCCCCAGCGTCATCGTCGTCGGCCGCGGTCTGGCCGACGGCGTCGTCGAGGTGCGTGACCGTCTGGCCGGCGAGAAGTCCGACCAGCCCGTCGCAGAGGTGGTCCCCGCCACCGTGGCACGCGTCCGTCAGGCGTACGCCGAGGCCGCAGCCGCAGCCGATGCGGCGATCAGCGCCGACGAGAACGCCTGA
- the infB gene encoding translation initiation factor IF-2, giving the protein MAKPRVHELAKELGTTSKNVLEKLQDMGEFVRSASSTLEAPVVRRVKEAFADSAPADGEKKSAGGAKKAAKPAAKPGAPKPGAKPAPKPAAKSAAKPGAAKPAGSAESAPAEDTAPAAKSAPKPGAKPAAPKTAEPTEAPAAETKPAASSAPKPGAPKPSAAPKPGAPKPGAPKPGAPKPGGRGAARPGNNPFASSQGMPKPGRGSKSGGRPGGQGGQGGQGGRPGNNPFAPSQGMPKPGQKQRGAGEDSSGGPRPAPRPGAPRPNPSMLKNSALNKPAPGRGRGGGRGNAPGGAPGAPGGAPGGPRRGPGGGPGGRGSGRGRGSTQGAFGRGGGPRQKGRKSKRAKRAELEQMQAPSVGGVSVPRGDGTTPLRLRRGSSLADFAEKINTDPTNLVTVLFHLGEMATITQSLDEATFEVLGEELGYKIEIVSPEDEDRELLETFDIDLDAEAAEEDDEDLQARPPVITVMGHVDHGKTKLLDAIRSANVASREAGGITQHIGAYQVEVDHEGQERKLTFLDTPGHEAFTAMRARGAKSTDLAILVVAADDGVMPQTIEALNHAQAAEVPIVVAVNKIDKEGANPAKVMQQLTEYNLVAEEYGGETMFVPISALKREGIDQLLESVLLTTDAALDLRANPDKSARGIAIEAKLDKGRGAVATVLVESGSLRQGDAIVCGTAYGRVRAMFDENGNLVEEAGPSRPVQVLGLSSVPRAGDSFISTDDDRTARQIAEKRDAIERNAAQARGRKRISLEDFTKALAEGKVDMLNLILKGDVSGAVEALEDSLLKIDVGDDVDLRIIHRGVGAITENDINLATVDNAIVLGFNVRPEAKARDLADREGVDVRYYSVIYQAIDDIESSLKGMLKPEYEEVQTGTAEIREVFRSSKFGNIAGSIVRDGHIKRNSTARVTRDGIVIGDNVHIESLRRFKDDATEVREGYECGIGLGKFNDLRVGDIIETFEMQEKPRD; this is encoded by the coding sequence GTGGCAAAGCCCCGTGTCCATGAGCTCGCGAAAGAGCTCGGCACAACAAGTAAGAACGTCCTCGAAAAGCTCCAGGACATGGGCGAATTCGTTCGCTCCGCCTCTTCGACGCTCGAAGCGCCCGTCGTGCGTCGTGTGAAGGAGGCATTCGCCGATTCCGCTCCCGCCGATGGCGAGAAGAAGTCCGCCGGTGGCGCGAAGAAGGCCGCCAAGCCGGCCGCGAAGCCCGGAGCCCCGAAGCCCGGTGCGAAGCCCGCACCCAAACCAGCTGCGAAGTCGGCGGCCAAGCCGGGTGCTGCGAAGCCTGCCGGATCCGCAGAATCGGCCCCCGCCGAGGATACCGCCCCCGCTGCGAAATCCGCTCCGAAGCCCGGCGCCAAGCCGGCCGCTCCGAAGACCGCAGAGCCGACCGAGGCCCCCGCAGCCGAGACCAAGCCGGCTGCCTCCTCGGCGCCGAAGCCCGGTGCACCGAAGCCGTCTGCCGCACCCAAGCCGGGTGCACCGAAGCCGGGCGCGCCCAAACCCGGTGCGCCGAAGCCAGGCGGTCGTGGAGCTGCACGGCCCGGCAACAACCCGTTCGCTTCCTCCCAGGGAATGCCGAAGCCCGGCCGCGGATCCAAGTCCGGCGGTCGTCCCGGCGGCCAGGGCGGTCAGGGTGGCCAGGGCGGACGCCCCGGCAACAACCCGTTCGCTCCTTCGCAGGGAATGCCGAAGCCCGGCCAGAAGCAGCGCGGCGCAGGAGAGGACTCCTCGGGCGGTCCCCGTCCGGCACCTCGCCCGGGCGCACCTCGCCCCAACCCGTCGATGCTGAAGAACTCGGCGCTGAACAAACCCGCTCCCGGCCGCGGTCGCGGCGGCGGACGCGGAAATGCCCCCGGCGGCGCACCCGGTGCACCGGGCGGCGCTCCCGGCGGTCCTCGTCGTGGGCCCGGCGGCGGTCCCGGTGGTCGCGGTTCAGGTCGCGGTCGCGGAAGCACGCAGGGTGCATTCGGCCGCGGCGGCGGTCCCCGTCAGAAGGGACGCAAGTCGAAGCGGGCGAAGCGCGCAGAGCTCGAGCAGATGCAGGCTCCGTCGGTCGGCGGCGTCAGCGTTCCGCGCGGAGACGGCACCACGCCGCTGCGTCTGCGTCGCGGCTCCTCATTGGCCGACTTCGCCGAGAAGATCAACACCGATCCGACGAACCTCGTGACCGTGCTCTTCCACCTCGGTGAGATGGCCACGATCACCCAGTCCCTCGACGAGGCGACCTTCGAGGTCCTCGGCGAGGAGCTCGGCTACAAGATCGAGATCGTCTCGCCCGAAGACGAAGACCGCGAGCTGCTCGAGACCTTCGACATCGACCTCGACGCCGAAGCCGCAGAGGAGGACGATGAGGACCTGCAGGCACGTCCGCCGGTCATCACCGTCATGGGTCACGTCGACCACGGTAAGACCAAGCTGCTCGATGCGATCCGTTCGGCCAATGTCGCCTCCCGCGAAGCCGGCGGAATCACTCAGCACATAGGTGCCTACCAGGTCGAGGTCGACCACGAGGGCCAGGAGCGCAAGCTCACCTTCCTCGACACCCCTGGTCACGAGGCATTCACTGCCATGCGTGCCCGCGGTGCGAAGTCGACGGACCTCGCGATCCTCGTGGTCGCCGCCGACGACGGCGTCATGCCGCAGACGATCGAAGCTCTCAACCACGCTCAGGCGGCCGAAGTGCCGATCGTCGTGGCCGTGAACAAGATCGATAAGGAAGGCGCCAACCCCGCCAAGGTCATGCAGCAGCTGACCGAATACAACCTCGTGGCCGAAGAATACGGCGGCGAAACGATGTTCGTGCCCATCTCCGCACTCAAGCGCGAGGGCATCGACCAGCTGCTCGAGTCCGTCCTGCTGACCACCGATGCGGCCCTGGATCTGCGGGCGAACCCCGACAAGTCCGCTCGCGGCATCGCGATCGAGGCCAAGCTCGACAAGGGCCGCGGTGCGGTCGCCACGGTCCTCGTCGAGTCCGGCTCCCTCCGTCAGGGCGATGCCATCGTCTGCGGCACCGCCTACGGACGTGTGCGTGCGATGTTCGATGAGAACGGCAACCTCGTCGAGGAAGCCGGACCCTCACGCCCGGTCCAGGTGCTCGGTCTGTCTTCAGTGCCCCGCGCCGGTGACTCGTTCATCTCAACCGATGACGATCGCACGGCCCGTCAGATCGCTGAGAAGCGTGACGCCATCGAGCGCAACGCCGCTCAGGCTCGCGGTCGCAAGCGCATCAGCCTCGAGGACTTCACGAAGGCTCTGGCCGAGGGCAAGGTCGACATGCTCAACCTCATCCTCAAGGGTGACGTCTCCGGTGCTGTCGAAGCGCTCGAGGATTCGCTGCTCAAGATCGATGTGGGCGACGACGTCGACCTGCGGATCATCCACCGCGGCGTCGGAGCGATCACGGAGAACGACATCAACCTGGCCACGGTCGACAACGCGATCGTCCTCGGCTTCAACGTCCGTCCGGAAGCGAAGGCTCGCGACCTGGCAGACCGCGAAGGCGTCGACGTCCGCTACTACTCGGTCATCTACCAGGCGATCGACGACATCGAGAGCTCGCTCAAGGGCATGCTCAAGCCCGAGTACGAAGAGGTCCAGACCGGCACCGCGGAGATCCGCGAGGTCTTCCGCTCGTCGAAGTTCGGCAACATCGCCGGTTCGATCGTCCGCGACGGCCACATCAAGCGGAACTCGACCGCTCGCGTCACCCGCGACGGAATCGTCATCGGCGACAACGTCCACATCGAATCGCTGCGCCGGTTCAAGGACGATGCGACCGAGGTCCGCGAAGGCTACGAGTGCGGTATCGGACTCGGCAAGTTCAACGACCTGCGTGTCGGCGACATCATCGAGACCTTCGAGATGCAGGAGAAGCCGCGCGACTGA
- the nusA gene encoding transcription termination factor NusA: MDIDLNVLRVIEREREIPLETLIELIEQALFLAYQKTEGAWPDARAELDKSTGEVRILAVEFDNDDNPIGEFDDTPTGFGRIAAQTARQVIHQRLRDVEDETLLGTFKGREGEIVSGIIQQSRDPQMVQVDLGDVEAVLPPHEQVPGETYAHGTRLRVYIADVHKGTKGTSVTVSRTHPNLVRRLFAHEAPEIADGTVEIVSLAREAGHRTKLAVRATKPGVNAKGSCIGELGSRVRAVMNELGQEKIDIVDYSDDPAKFITHALSPAKAKSIEILDAAAQESRAVVPIDQLSLAIGKEGQNARLAAKLTGWKIDIVAGE, from the coding sequence ATGGACATCGACCTCAATGTTCTGCGCGTGATCGAACGAGAGCGTGAGATTCCGCTGGAAACCCTCATCGAACTCATCGAACAGGCGCTCTTCCTCGCCTACCAGAAGACCGAAGGGGCATGGCCCGACGCCCGCGCCGAACTCGACAAGTCCACGGGTGAGGTGCGCATCCTCGCCGTGGAGTTCGACAACGACGACAACCCGATCGGCGAATTCGACGACACCCCCACCGGTTTCGGCCGCATCGCCGCCCAGACCGCCCGGCAGGTCATCCACCAGCGGCTGCGCGACGTCGAGGACGAGACGCTGCTCGGCACATTCAAGGGCCGCGAGGGCGAGATCGTCTCGGGCATCATCCAGCAGAGCCGGGACCCGCAGATGGTCCAGGTCGACCTCGGCGATGTCGAAGCAGTGCTGCCCCCGCACGAACAGGTCCCCGGCGAGACCTACGCCCATGGCACCCGCCTGCGCGTCTACATCGCCGATGTCCACAAGGGAACGAAGGGCACCTCGGTCACCGTCTCCCGCACCCACCCGAACCTCGTGCGCAGGCTCTTCGCCCATGAGGCCCCGGAGATCGCCGACGGCACCGTCGAGATCGTATCCCTGGCCCGCGAGGCCGGCCACCGCACGAAACTCGCCGTGCGCGCCACGAAGCCCGGAGTCAACGCCAAAGGCTCATGCATCGGCGAACTCGGCTCGCGCGTGCGCGCAGTGATGAACGAACTCGGCCAGGAGAAGATCGACATCGTCGACTACTCCGACGACCCGGCGAAGTTCATCACCCACGCGCTGTCCCCGGCCAAGGCCAAGAGCATCGAGATCCTCGACGCCGCCGCCCAGGAGTCGCGCGCCGTCGTCCCCATCGACCAGCTCTCCCTGGCCATCGGCAAGGAAGGGCAGAACGCGCGCCTGGCAGCGAAGCTCACCGGCTGGAAGATCGACATCGTCGCAGGCGAGTAG
- a CDS encoding ligand-binding protein SH3, translated as MGKHSSPKPSFAKQLIRDLAPGNRPAGRRAANAPSTATSVLATVKQRPVVAAIAVPAAATAAVVGSTVVMGPPESGNVTTEAASTTPEESNTSSTVSQKELDAERKKAGEEYLEKVKDDPKYKNKSSKTTLEVKAPPKPEPTAESSASPEKGDSDSSSDEKSSSDEGTSSDTSAPPCSVSSSIESGLLPNAVNGYRAVCAKFPEVKTFGGRRPGTGSDHNTGEAVDIMITGATGDRIADYLIQNQGSLNVKYVIWKQRIWMPGQGWKGMEDRGDATANHFDHVHASFN; from the coding sequence TTGGGTAAGCACTCCTCACCGAAGCCGTCGTTCGCGAAGCAGCTGATCCGGGATCTGGCTCCCGGCAACCGCCCCGCCGGCCGGCGCGCAGCGAATGCGCCGTCCACGGCGACTTCCGTGCTGGCGACCGTCAAGCAGCGTCCCGTCGTCGCCGCGATCGCCGTTCCTGCCGCCGCGACCGCCGCCGTCGTCGGTTCGACCGTCGTCATGGGACCGCCCGAGTCCGGCAATGTCACCACCGAAGCCGCATCGACGACACCCGAGGAGTCGAACACATCCTCGACCGTGAGCCAGAAGGAGCTCGACGCCGAGCGCAAGAAGGCCGGCGAAGAGTACCTGGAGAAGGTCAAGGACGACCCGAAGTACAAGAACAAGTCCTCGAAGACCACTCTCGAGGTCAAGGCGCCGCCGAAGCCCGAGCCGACCGCCGAATCGTCGGCCTCCCCGGAGAAGGGCGACAGCGACTCGTCCTCCGATGAGAAGTCCTCCTCGGACGAAGGCACCTCCTCGGACACCTCGGCTCCGCCGTGCAGCGTGTCCTCCTCGATCGAGTCCGGTCTGCTGCCGAACGCCGTCAACGGCTACCGCGCCGTGTGCGCGAAGTTCCCCGAGGTCAAGACCTTCGGCGGACGCCGCCCCGGCACCGGCTCGGATCACAACACCGGTGAAGCCGTCGACATCATGATCACCGGCGCCACCGGCGACCGCATCGCCGACTACCTCATCCAGAACCAGGGTTCCCTCAACGTCAAGTACGTGATCTGGAAGCAGCGCATCTGGATGCCCGGCCAGGGTTGGAAGGGTATGGAGGACCGCGGAGACGCGACCGCCAACCACTTCGACCACGTGCACGCGTCCTTCAACTGA
- a CDS encoding ribosome maturation factor RimP: MDEDVERIKGLLAPPLQDAGFHLETVKAVAAGPRRTLTVVVDLDESSTDPMSMEKIAESTKIVGDALDEVEIFRDKPYQLEVTSPGATRKLETPRHFRRVIGRRLEITTKKDTFKLDLAEVGESSITGTDPQRKEPKTVDLGDIRRAQVELKFR; the protein is encoded by the coding sequence ATGGACGAAGACGTCGAGCGGATCAAGGGCCTGCTCGCCCCGCCCCTGCAGGACGCGGGATTCCACCTCGAGACCGTCAAGGCGGTAGCGGCCGGACCGCGGCGCACGCTCACCGTCGTCGTCGACCTCGACGAATCGAGCACCGACCCGATGTCGATGGAGAAGATCGCCGAATCGACGAAGATCGTCGGCGACGCCCTCGACGAGGTCGAGATCTTCCGGGACAAGCCCTACCAGCTCGAGGTCACGAGCCCCGGCGCCACCCGGAAACTCGAGACCCCACGCCACTTCCGACGTGTCATCGGCCGCCGCCTGGAGATCACCACGAAGAAGGACACCTTCAAGCTCGACCTCGCCGAGGTGGGGGAGAGTTCGATCACGGGCACCGACCCCCAGCGCAAGGAGCCGAAGACGGTCGACCTCGGCGATATCCGCAGGGCCCAGGTGGAACTGAAGTTCCGCTGA
- a CDS encoding TSUP family transporter: protein MFEALAGGIDVTWTMVLWLLAAGLLAGWIDAVVGGGGLIQLPALLLVPGMSPVQAVATNKIGSIAGTTASAITYLRKITPDRSATIPAAASAFLGAVLGAKLATLVPSEAFTPIILLALIGVGIFTVLNPSLGADATLRFGETSKRHHALSWLIGLVIGIYDGVLGPGTGSFLVIAFVSIIGFSFLQASATAKVINWATNFGALVYFVPDGQVVWLLGIVVAVGNVAGGIVGARTALAKGSGFVRVIFVIVVSAMILKLGYDVISSLIH from the coding sequence GTGTTCGAAGCCCTCGCCGGAGGCATCGACGTCACCTGGACGATGGTTCTGTGGCTGCTCGCCGCAGGACTCCTGGCCGGGTGGATCGACGCCGTCGTCGGCGGGGGCGGACTGATCCAGCTGCCCGCGCTGCTGCTGGTGCCGGGGATGAGCCCCGTCCAAGCGGTCGCGACGAACAAGATCGGCTCGATTGCGGGCACGACCGCCTCGGCGATCACCTACCTGCGTAAGATCACCCCGGACCGGTCGGCGACGATCCCGGCCGCGGCCTCGGCGTTCCTCGGTGCCGTGCTCGGAGCGAAGCTCGCGACCTTGGTGCCGAGCGAGGCCTTCACCCCGATCATCCTGCTGGCGCTCATCGGGGTCGGGATCTTCACCGTGCTCAACCCCAGCCTCGGTGCCGATGCCACTCTGCGTTTCGGGGAGACCTCGAAACGTCACCATGCGCTGTCATGGCTGATCGGGCTCGTCATCGGCATCTACGACGGCGTGCTCGGGCCGGGGACGGGATCGTTCCTCGTCATCGCCTTCGTCTCGATCATCGGATTCTCGTTCCTGCAGGCCTCGGCCACGGCCAAGGTCATCAACTGGGCCACGAACTTCGGAGCGCTCGTCTACTTCGTCCCCGACGGTCAGGTCGTGTGGCTGCTGGGCATCGTGGTGGCCGTCGGCAACGTCGCAGGCGGAATCGTCGGCGCCCGCACCGCGCTGGCGAAGGGCTCCGGGTTCGTCCGCGTCATCTTCGTCATCGTCGTCTCCGCGATGATCCTCAAACTCGGATACGACGTCATCTCCAGCCTCATCCACTAA
- a CDS encoding aminoglycoside phosphotransferase family protein, with protein MKVPPVLYRATREIIGEFRTDSWVAALDYMANELLDRWKLRFDDVPGAPWAGCESLVIPVLTQENYQGVLRFAAPTSAHTAAHAQVLRALTMWNGHGAVRVIRDDRSFRVTLQERLRTKDNLSVLALADVPPVWGALQRSLEIPATSEFLRVQDVVAGWLNSFDADAALLTGWSEAGPHDSLLLSFARNWMRTLASSEENWLIHADLHYYNILAGNPDPTGISTWKAIDPQPLAGPTAYTLAPVLWNRLAEIPSDHPQAQAAWLRGFATDLALCAGVDPQYGMGATVAREITNMFWYLRAASGGSTSSLADAARSLWVARALSGADVAGVNAHALKPIG; from the coding sequence GTGAAGGTTCCACCGGTTCTCTATCGTGCGACGCGCGAGATCATCGGCGAATTCCGCACCGATTCGTGGGTCGCGGCGCTCGACTATATGGCCAACGAGCTCCTCGACCGGTGGAAGCTGCGCTTCGACGATGTGCCGGGGGCGCCGTGGGCCGGGTGCGAGTCGCTGGTGATTCCGGTGCTCACTCAGGAGAACTATCAGGGTGTGCTGCGGTTCGCCGCTCCCACCTCGGCGCATACGGCCGCGCATGCGCAGGTGCTGCGGGCACTGACGATGTGGAACGGGCACGGCGCGGTCCGGGTCATCCGCGATGATCGCAGTTTCCGGGTCACTCTGCAGGAGCGGCTGCGCACTAAGGACAATCTGTCCGTGTTGGCCCTGGCCGACGTGCCGCCGGTGTGGGGTGCCCTGCAGCGGTCCTTGGAGATTCCGGCGACCTCGGAGTTCCTGCGGGTCCAGGATGTCGTGGCCGGGTGGCTGAACTCGTTCGATGCCGATGCCGCGCTGCTGACCGGGTGGTCGGAGGCGGGTCCGCACGATTCGCTGCTGCTGTCGTTCGCCCGCAATTGGATGCGGACTCTGGCGTCTTCGGAGGAGAACTGGCTCATCCACGCCGACCTGCACTACTACAACATCCTCGCCGGCAATCCCGATCCGACGGGCATTTCGACGTGGAAGGCCATCGACCCGCAGCCCTTGGCCGGTCCGACCGCGTACACGCTGGCTCCGGTGCTGTGGAACCGCTTGGCCGAGATCCCGTCGGATCATCCGCAGGCGCAGGCGGCGTGGCTGCGGGGTTTCGCCACCGATCTGGCACTGTGTGCCGGGGTCGATCCGCAGTACGGGATGGGCGCGACCGTGGCCCGGGAGATCACGAACATGTTCTGGTACCTGCGCGCGGCCTCCGGCGGTTCGACCTCGAGCCTGGCCGATGCCGCCCGCTCACTGTGGGTGGCCCGCGCTCTGTCCGGCGCCGACGTCGCCGGAGTCAACGCCCACGCCCTCAAACCCATAGGCTGA
- the rbfA gene encoding 30S ribosome-binding factor RbfA, which translates to MADSTRARKIADQIKVIVASTIERKLKDPRLGFVTVTDVRVTGDLQHATIFYTVYGDDQDLVGTGHALESAKGFIRSEVGKGLTIRLTPSLEFIADAVPEAAARLDGLLAQAAADDARVAGLAKNAEHAGESDPYKNNDDADED; encoded by the coding sequence ATGGCAGACTCGACACGGGCCCGCAAGATCGCCGACCAGATCAAGGTCATCGTCGCCAGCACCATCGAGCGCAAGCTCAAGGATCCGCGCCTCGGCTTCGTCACCGTCACCGACGTGCGCGTGACCGGTGATCTGCAGCACGCCACCATCTTCTACACCGTGTACGGCGACGACCAGGACCTCGTCGGCACCGGTCATGCCCTCGAATCGGCCAAGGGCTTCATCCGCTCCGAGGTCGGCAAGGGACTGACGATCCGTCTGACCCCGAGCCTCGAATTCATCGCCGATGCCGTCCCCGAGGCAGCCGCCCGTCTCGACGGACTGCTCGCTCAGGCCGCCGCCGACGATGCTCGCGTGGCCGGATTGGCCAAGAACGCGGAACATGCGGGCGAGTCGGACCCGTACAAGAACAACGACGACGCCGACGAAGACTGA
- the truB gene encoding tRNA pseudouridine(55) synthase TruB, which yields MSDPSPQGVLVCDKPQGLSSHGVVSRIRRWFGTKKVGHAGTLDPMATGVLVLGLGRGTKLLTYITGVSKTYFATVRLGSSTPTDDADSEPDRFADPADLARVDPAAIEAAVAELRGPIDQVPSAVSAIKVDGKRSYARVRAGEDVELKARRVEVSAFEIIDIRFSADDGHIDVDVEVDCSSGTYVRALARDIGTDLGVFGHLTALRRTRVGEFHIDRAVTLPEDLDVPAPDLISLAEAARTLLPVVTVGAEQATALMQGKTVAAADWSADSGGTDWSADSGGADWSAESGGADSESREVAVVCDDALVSVAEVRRGGGLKSLTAFAIDLA from the coding sequence GTGAGCGATCCTTCCCCGCAGGGCGTCCTCGTCTGCGATAAACCGCAGGGACTGAGCTCCCACGGCGTCGTCTCCCGCATCCGCCGCTGGTTCGGAACGAAGAAGGTCGGCCACGCTGGCACTCTCGATCCGATGGCCACGGGCGTCCTCGTGCTCGGCCTCGGCCGCGGCACCAAGCTGCTCACCTATATCACCGGGGTCTCGAAGACCTATTTCGCTACCGTCCGTCTGGGATCATCGACCCCGACGGATGATGCCGATTCCGAGCCCGATCGCTTCGCTGATCCGGCCGATCTCGCCCGCGTCGACCCCGCGGCCATCGAGGCCGCCGTGGCCGAGCTGCGCGGTCCCATCGACCAGGTGCCCAGCGCCGTCTCGGCGATCAAGGTCGACGGCAAGCGCTCCTACGCCCGCGTTCGCGCCGGTGAGGACGTCGAGCTCAAGGCCCGTCGCGTCGAGGTCTCGGCCTTCGAGATCATCGACATCCGCTTCTCCGCCGACGACGGTCACATCGACGTCGATGTCGAGGTCGACTGCTCGTCCGGCACCTATGTGCGCGCCCTGGCCCGCGATATCGGCACCGACCTCGGCGTCTTCGGTCACCTCACTGCGCTGCGGCGGACCCGCGTCGGAGAATTCCACATCGACCGGGCCGTGACCCTGCCCGAGGACCTCGACGTTCCCGCGCCCGACCTCATCTCCCTCGCCGAGGCGGCCCGCACCCTGCTGCCCGTCGTCACCGTCGGGGCCGAACAGGCCACAGCGCTCATGCAGGGCAAGACGGTGGCCGCCGCCGACTGGAGTGCCGATTCCGGCGGGACGGACTGGAGTGCCGATTCCGGCGGCGCCGACTGGAGCGCCGAGTCCGGCGGGGCGGACTCGGAGAGCCGCGAAGTCGCCGTGGTCTGCGACGACGCCCTCGTCTCTGTGGCCGAGGTGCGCCGGGGCGGCGGACTCAAATCCCTCACGGCCTTCGCCATCGACCTCGCCTGA